ATTCAGGAAACTGAGACACATTCTCGCTGATGTAATAAAAGGGCTTATCGATATATGGTATCTGTGGTGTTTTCTGTGCTGTTGGTACACGACAACGACTGGTTCAGGAGTTGGAACGCCAGCTTTTCTGAAGAAAGAAACGACAGACCCTTGCCAGATATATTAGGACACTTGATGTAATTCCCTTACGCTTACATGTTAACAATTTTTCCGttgcttatttatcgaatggcGACAGTTTATTCAACACATGCACAGTGCCATGAACACGTTTAACATGGCAGCCTATGAGATTGTGCGCATTGTGGAACCATTCGTAagctgataaatgtgatgtcattgatTAATAGTGGTtggaaaattgaactgaaattatgtgcatGGAGCATAGAAGATTTCAAATTTGCCTGTCAAAGTTTACAATGACCCATcctaaatcaatttcatgaaaattatttatgctacactgaaattaCATGAACGTCTATTGAAAATACGTCACATTTCGAAATACACATATAATGAACCTGTACCAAGATGTCTACCCAAAAGGAGTTACAAGTCACTTACAGTGTCATTGCGATTACTTACGTTGTTCCTACTTCCCAACAGTTTCCTCTCAACTGGTGGCTGAAACTCTACTGTAATGTATGTTCCCACAGAGATTTTTCGGTTTTTGttatttactttgtttaaatgttgtttaacgccgcaatcagcaatttCCAGAAGTCTGCGATCTGTAAACAATGGTGTCTCCGAGTCTGAACCAAGCAAACCAGTGATCAGTGAAAGGTCCTGAAGTGTTGCCTGACAAATTTACAGATTGTGTTCATGAGTGAAGGCAATGACAAAAGAGAAGATAAGACAAGATTGTATTAGGTCAAAAACCAAGGTAAATACATGCCACTAACAATATAGTTATTTTGAACACATGGCAGGATTGTGTACATACAATACAGTTTTATAACTATGTAGTGATTAATGCGCTGCCCAAGATCAAGGGTATAAACAGTATACGCTTGTATGTATCCATGCTTGTTTCTTTCATTCACAGCATAAATTTGTCCACGTTAAAAGtaacttcatcatttgttttttaaagtaTTCTGACACACTTAAACCCATTTGCATTCTCGAGGACAGTAAAAGGTAAATAATAACGATGACGTATATCACAATACTCAGGACAAATAACCAACACATGACACTCGTTTTTCTTGCCATGTGGACAAAAGGATATTTCCATTTCTCAATATATATCTTCCATATATcaataaatgttgttgtttttttgttttttccccCCTTTTTTGATACACCGTGAACCTTTCTCAAATACCAACCACGGCATTGACATAAAATAATCATGACACTGTCTAAGATAACGGAAGCTATGGTAATAAGTCGTGAACGTTAAATTTATACAGATGCTTTCACTTCTGCTAGTTCTCCGTCTAGCGTCAACTATCAGTTGTGATTGGAAAACATcgtgccgtaagaggcgacaaaacGGGgctggatggtcaggctcactaacttggttgacacatacaaTAGCAACCCAATTTCGTGGACCTGTGTtaacgatgttgatcactgatttgtctggtCTGTACCACAGCCCGCCGTCATTCACCTCTGATGATGCTTTGTGTATCTTAACAATAAAGAAACGTCAACAACCTTAATTGATGAGAGGGATTGTGGATCAATATATGCTTGCAGTACAGGTATTAAAAGCACAGTTACTGTCTTATTGTGAAGCAGGGAGTCATCACTGAGTTGTCTGGCCTGTACTACAGCCCGTCGTTATACAGCTCTGATATAGCTTAGTGCGTTGTAACGATAAAGAAATGTCATCAGTCTTAATCGATAAGAGGATTGTGGATCAATATATGCCTGCGGTACAGGTCTTAAACGTTCAGTTATTATCTCTTTATGAACGTTTGAGCAGGGAGTCCTCATGCATTAATTATCTTGAGGTGAAAACAAAACTTGTGCCATAACGCTTCACGTATTAATGAAAGTAACTGTAATTTTCACAGTGCTCAACAAAGGATATCCGATGCCCTCGTATGTTTCTCATTCTCAAGAAACGTGGCACAATACATTGCTGTTTTCCTTCAACTACGGGTCGAAAACACTGCAGGAAAATAGCGAAGAACATACAACTCTAGCTTTTCACGACTGAACATGGAGGTCCTTTGACACGGTCCCAGTGTTGGTGCTAATTCAGAAGCATGAGATCTGCTGTTGTTTGGATGAAGACGATGAGTCATGAGAGATTCCATCTACTTTCTAGCAATCATTATTTCTCTTCTGTCCACTAATATCTTATTAGTTCCACCCTTGGGTTTGGTGTATACATTTCCCTTGCTTCCGTATAATTGAAGACATTCCTTCGTCATTTATTTCGAAGTGCGTCATAAAAATCTGGCTCTATTGTTCTTCGATTAACCTTTCAGTTTTCAAGACTGCAGTGAGGCTCTTATGGCAGCATGTGTTGAGCATTTCCAAGCTAAACGCATTAGTGGCAAATATCCAAGACGCGATTCAGTTTGTGAAATTCTAACACATTCATGTTTGTTTAGACGTTTGTTTcaggatcaaacaatccagtgttaAATAGCATGTCGGATACAATAACATGAGCAagtaggatacgatgacatatgtcaaccagatCAGCCAACCTTATTCACTCGATCGacaactcttacgacaagtaggggttgctgaagaacgtttctaccccggatcttcaccgaTTTTCAGTCCCTTCACAGTTAATAATTTACATCTAGAGACTGATTTTAAATCTTTATCGTCTTAAATCAGGCCCCCAGTATGGTTATTTACCTTCGGATGTTAGCAATCAGTAGCCTGACAattaatgttttgtgtaaagTTTCAGAACCTCATGCTAGGTTTCACATCTGAAATGacgatattctagttgtttttacTTTGTTTCGGTTTCACATTTAGGTTTCACGCCTGGTTTCACTTTAGGTTTCACTTCTGAATTGATGATATTCTAAATTATTATCCGTCAGGATGAGAAACTGCCATGTGACTGAAACTCCTAGCACTGAAATCACCCACAGACGTGTGCCATGCGCTGATATGTACAAAAAGGATCCAACAGATGACTGAACGAGTTCTCTATTCGAATGTGCGGAACGCACAACGCctgtcagagagagagagagagagagagagggagagagagtgagtgagagagtgagagagagtgagagagagtgagagagtgagagagagagtgaaagagagatcgagagagagagatcgagagagagatcgagagagagagggagagagagagggagggagagagagagagagagagagagagagagagagagagagagagagcacatGTTCAGTACAGTTTCTTGAGCAGGAAAAGAAACTGTACAAATATAGACACCCATATAATTCGCGTCCCTTAAGTTGTAGATGTAGCAATATTTGCAGAGGGATTTTTGCAGATTAGATTTTTTTGAGGATGATAATTGATAATTCAAGATGAATACTTGCTGCCTTTGCCCATGTCGATAGCTCTAATCTTTGGAGACTTAAACTTCAAATAAACCAGTCCCATGCTGTGTCAATACATAGTGCATACAAAACAACGAAGCAAAGCAAACGACACTGTGACACTGAACGTGATCTACACATCATGGATAGTACTGACATTTTCATCCTGATTCTTTTTCTGCGATTTCCGAAAGATAAAATTCAAGCCATTCCACAGTGCCAGAGTGACCAATACACACGTGTCACGACGTTTGACAATCGGATGTTTTCAAGGTGGTTGTTGTAGACAAAATCTTCGGTGAACATAAATGAATGTCCCATCTTCTGTCTCAGAGAGAAAGCCTGCGTTAGCTTTCAAGTGAATTCAGGATGCTCAGTCTGCAGAGCTTACGCCGTCGCCTTTAACGAGAACTCCGCAAGTGAATCAGCCCCGGGatatatgttgtttgtaaaGGAGAAAGGTAATTAATGTAAATAAGTACACACCTTGTGTAGGAATGTCGTATATCATTCTGGTATACGTTTGTTGTGATTAAGATGTATAGGATACCTGGCCTCAGTTAATCTTTATGAGTTTATGTATATCACGATTACACAATGTCAACGTCAGTGATACACGCTTACTTCTAACATGACACGTGGACTTCTAAAAATATCATTGTCGTGATAGTTGCAGCATTGGTGGCATATTGTCTGTGGCTGTAGCAGGGTTGTCACTTTGAAGAACATTCAGTGAAATTGAAATATTGAGACAGTTGGGAATTCCGGAAAAAATGGTCTTTCTCAAATACACCAAGGAGGAATCCCTGATATGCACAACTCAAACGCCTTCTTACTAGTAGAAATACAATGGCAGTTCAAACGCTTTCTtagtaggcaacatataatgatAGCTCAAACGCTTTCTCATGGGGAAGGTAAGATATAATGAAGTTTCAAACACTGTCTCACTGGTAGGTTAGATATAATGAAGTTTCAAACACTGTCTCACTGGTAGGTTAGATATAATGAACTTTCAAACACTGTCTCACTGGTAGGTAGGACATAATGACAGTTCAAacgctttctcactggtaggttAGATATAATGAAGGCtcaaacactttctcactggtaggtaagatataatggaggctcaaacactttctcactggtaggtaAGATATAATGAAGGCtcaaacactttctcactggtaggtaagatataatggaggctcaactCTTTcttactggtaggcaacatatagtGAAGGCTGAAACGCTTTCTTACTGGTGGGCAACATATAGTGAAGGCTGACACGCTTTCTTACTGGTgagcaacatgtcatgaaggctcaaacactttctcactggtaggcaatatgtcatgaaggctcaaacactttctcactggtaggcaacatgtcatgatgatCTGGTTTGTGGAAGCAAGGGGGCATTCCGGTGAGCATAAATAATTCAAAGTATGTCAGATTTAAGTCATTATTAATAGATCAGATCAAGCATAAGAAAGCAATAACGATAACATACTACGCTAAAGGCCAAATGGGAATTACGATGCCAAGAAGTATATAGTATGACGATGGGAGCTATGTTAAAGGGTCATATCTCACTTTTTCAGTAATCTTGACACCTATTTTTATATCTTACACGTTACTATTTTTTTGCTTAGATTTACTCTTTTTAACATCTGTATTTCACGCGAAGCAAGAGATACTGGTTCATATTTTTAGATACATTCAATGATAATTTCTTTACCATGATATCTGTGTTTTTTTCAGGTTTTATTGGATCTTCCTGTCAGCAAAACACGGACTGTTCCCTGGCTAACTCCGTCTGTGTCAACTCCGAGTGCATGTGTGATCCCGGACTGGCATTCTCACCTCAACAGAAGTCATGTGTTTCAAGTATGCATGAGATGAAATTTCTTCTAATTTGTAAAAAGCCAAATGGGTTCAGTTATATTTGGAAATCCCTTTTGTATCAGCTCCCTAAACTCTTCTTACCTGGTGCATTTACCATCTCCATCTCTTTCACGACCCGCTATGGGCACTTGTCTTGAAACATCGAAAAGAGTCCTCTGAAGTTGGTTTGCTGTGATTGTGTGTATTCAAGATTAAATCCTGTAATAAAGCGAGCACCTCATGGTGGCTCTTatctgaaaatatgttcatatctgtgtaCAATTACCAAACACCATTGACAGGCATCTTCAGCAGAACAACAATTGTtggggatggggtggggggtggatGGAAAGCTAAATACTAATTCTGAGCATCTTCTATATCCTTTACGGAAATATTCAACATGACTGATTTGTTTGCAGCTTGTACAGAGTACGGTCCTCATTACACTACAATACGTGGCTACTATATAGGTGATAACAACATGGCTACCTACACAGCGGTGACTGAACAACAGTGCATGGACCGCTGCACCACCCACACCGCCTTCGTCTGTCGATCAGCTGACTGGCGTGCCTCTGACGGAAGATGTGACCTCAGCACCCAAACTCTACTGACTGTTGCCGCATCCTACTACAGAATAGTATCTGATCCTACAATTATTGTCCAGTTTTCCCGAGATTGCAAAGCCTGATCCGACCATGTTAAACGTCTCTAAATTCCATTTCCGGATGTTCACTTAAAACCAAAAATCAGACGCTGCTCGTTGTGGTTGACCATGTACTGTAAATACACTTGAGTTTCAAACAATCTGGTCGGTgagatagccttgtggttcgctcgtcaggctgaaaacccgggtttaTTCCCCACCTGGTTCCAATGTGTGGAGACCTTTTCTCGCCGTGATATCGTGATCTTCTAcgataatgaaaaaaaacaaaacaaaaaaacaaaaaacccaaacgcactcactccaaacatcgtattgttatacaaacTATTATTCTTGATGAGGTGAACATTTACAAGCAAGGACGCACAGCCAGATGCTGGACTCGTGGTATTTCGTTAACGGATTATTTTCAATAGTAATCAGTCGTTTTGCGATTTTGGCGTGCCACAAAAATAAATCTATCAGCGTGATCACATGCCTAGAAAAGTGATCTTGTAAGGCTAAGCAGGCGAAACATTAATGTCATCTTTGGAGGAAAGATTTAGGATTTTTATACATTTGATACTGAGATAGATATTGCATTAATGATTCCCGAGATAAATTAAGCTTTCGTTGATTTTCAACTGTTGTTGACGCAGGAAACTTTGATTCATAGTATATTGATACCCCCCACTAGCGGGGATCGCCTTGTTGACATGCAGGGTGCTTCTATCGCGCTATAACTGGGAATCGTAATGGCCGAtcgaaaacatatgacgatcGGAAACATATGACGTTGGATATAATCTCAGGTTAAGAAAGTATCAAACGGGAACAGTTGCAGATCGCCAGAAGCCAAGTATGTGACGTCACGCCGGGACGATGCAGCAACACGATTACGTCCCCAAAATACTGAGAGTCAAGTTTTCACTTTAGATCAGTATACATGAATATGCATGGTGAATTTGGACAGTTTACGCAAatgaaagatatattttaaatatgtaCAGAAAATGGCTGGTCTGAACGCACATGAAATTATAAAACTTTCTCATCTTGACAAGGCTGATTCGACGTGGGCAggttaaatatgaaacaaacaaggaCCTTTCTTATTTATTTGAATGCTACAAAAACTTGCAAGGTGATTCATTTATGTTGCATTTCTAAAGGTAACCATTGATGCCATTCTTTCAGTTTTAAGCCCACTCTGTATATACTGCCGTTGGAAGGTATCTAAATAACAATCAGGATTTCACGTATATATTCCGAGGTAGCTTGAAATCTGACTTCACACTTCAACAGGATCGGGACAATAATGATCGGTATTCTACTTCTTGGGTCCTTTTGTGTGGCTGCTGGCTTTGAGGCGAGCCCAGAAGCTTCAGtgttccttccttccttcacaCCACCTGCAGGAACCAACCCTTCCAGAAAAGGTAACAAATCCTATGTTCATGTATCAGGGAGCGTTGTTTGTAAAACGCAAACCGGGAGTTCTTTCCATGTATATGCTGAACAAAAATAGGGATCCTGTCGCAAATATGTTCGGGTCAAATTCCGTATGCTTTGCTTTCAAACTGATCATCTTGAGATTCATTAATGAACGGTGTGTCCTCAGGAATATTTAGGATGACTGGTTCACTGAGACACGTCTTACGAAGGAATAAACAGACACAGAGTTTCACAATATTTTGTTGTTCTGTTGATAATATActctttatatttatatttgtttagtGTAAAATACGTGTTATGATATCTGACCAGTGGATATCAACTTCCATATTTCGAGGACAATGACTTTTCGGAGTTTTATTCGCTACCTTCATTTTACGCACGTGTTCATTTAAAAATGTTATGCTCCAAAACGCCTATATGTAAATCACTGATACAGAAATATGCAAGCGGtatgtaaattatcgagtctgagCCACACAATCCTGTTACCAACAACATGATCACCCCATCCCAAAAGCCGCATCTTGGGTCACTGCAGGCCGATATACATACTACGACCATGTCCCAATCCAAATTATCGCAGGTAATCTATAATCTCATGTCACTAGATAGTGCAGTAACTAATCATTCCCATCCTTGGCTTAAACTTGTTGAAAATATCTTATACTCATGCGGACTTGGCTATGTGTATATGTTCCCTAGTAATTTTAGACGAACATGGTTGTTGAATGTGGTAGAAGGTAGATTAAGGGACCATTCTTTTTCAAGAATGCAGGAATAACTTAGCATGGCCAATTTTAACCGGATCGCCACGGGTTATGAACTAATAGCATGTttcagtcacgatatggttCTGTACTGCAAACTTTGAACTCAAACACACtaaacaagcatggtttgcaaGAGATCATTCGTACCTGGATGTTAACGGGTCTTTCAAAATGAAGCTCTTCATAAAAGAACGACGTTTATGTATCTGGTTTCATTTCTGAAGTAAATATC
This genomic stretch from Haliotis asinina isolate JCU_RB_2024 chromosome 4, JCU_Hal_asi_v2, whole genome shotgun sequence harbors:
- the LOC137280843 gene encoding uncharacterized protein, translated to MAAYEIVRIVEPFTKSSVNINECPIFCLREKACVSFQVNSGCSVCRAYAVAFNENSASESAPGYMLFVKEKGFIGSSCQQNTDCSLANSVCVNSECMCDPGLAFSPQQKSCVSTCTEYGPHYTTIRGYYIGDNNMATYTAVTEQQCMDRCTTHTAFVCRSADWRASDGRCDLSTQTLLTVAASYYRIVSDPTIIVQFSRDCKA